A genomic window from Anthocerotibacter panamensis C109 includes:
- the msrA gene encoding peptide-methionine (S)-S-oxide reductase MsrA, with product MGLFGFGKKMTLPTPKDALPGRAEAISVPARHYVNGNPLKPPFPAGLEMALFGLGCFWGAERKFWQQEGVFSTAVGYAAGITPHPTYEEVCSGMTGHNEVVLVVFDPEVVSYEMLLKVFWESHDPTQGMRQGNDAGTQYRSGIYVYSAQQRAMAEASRDSYQQALKGAGYRAITTEILDVPEFYYAEAYHQQYLAKNPNGYCGLGGTNVTCPAFA from the coding sequence ATGGGGCTATTCGGATTTGGCAAAAAAATGACCCTGCCCACCCCTAAGGACGCCCTCCCAGGTCGGGCTGAAGCGATATCTGTCCCTGCTCGTCACTATGTTAATGGAAATCCACTCAAGCCTCCTTTTCCTGCCGGACTAGAAATGGCTCTATTTGGGCTGGGGTGCTTTTGGGGGGCAGAGCGCAAGTTCTGGCAACAAGAGGGGGTCTTCTCGACTGCTGTAGGTTATGCGGCGGGGATCACGCCCCATCCCACCTATGAAGAAGTCTGCTCAGGGATGACGGGTCACAATGAGGTGGTGTTGGTCGTATTTGACCCGGAGGTGGTCAGCTACGAAATGCTCCTCAAGGTCTTCTGGGAGAGCCATGACCCGACACAAGGGATGCGTCAGGGCAACGACGCAGGTACGCAGTACCGCTCTGGCATCTATGTCTACTCTGCGCAACAACGGGCTATGGCAGAGGCTTCGCGGGATAGCTATCAGCAGGCACTGAAGGGAGCGGGGTATCGGGCGATTACGACGGAGATCCTGGATGTGCCTGAGTTTTACTATGCAGAGGCATACCATCAGCAGTACTTAGCTAAGAACCCGAACGGATATTGCGGGCTGGGGGGCACAAACGTGACGTGTCCGGCGTTTGCCTAA
- a CDS encoding metal ABC transporter permease — protein sequence MADFLDLLTYPFMVRALGAAVLLGLACSLLGTLVVIRRMAFFSDAVAHFALPAIVVALWLGWDVGTFLTVFCVLAALAILWVKEHSQIPTDTVMGVFSAGAVAVGVMLMGTVAGGQGRVFNVLFGDILAVRWVDLWVLAFLSILVGTFMLLTLQTQVVANFQPDLARVNQLPVKFFDYAFIVLLALVVATALKLVGALLVTAFLVVPAACARNQARSFLQMLLFAPLVGVVGAVLGVLGAAILDTPAGPTMVLAQVVLFGGSLLVADR from the coding sequence ATGGCTGACTTTTTGGACCTGTTGACCTATCCCTTCATGGTGCGCGCTTTGGGGGCGGCGGTGCTGTTGGGGTTGGCCTGCTCGCTGTTGGGGACGCTGGTGGTGATTCGGCGCATGGCTTTTTTTTCGGACGCCGTGGCTCATTTCGCACTGCCTGCTATCGTGGTCGCCCTCTGGCTGGGCTGGGACGTAGGGACTTTTTTGACGGTGTTTTGCGTTCTCGCGGCGCTCGCCATCCTGTGGGTCAAAGAACATTCTCAGATCCCGACCGATACCGTGATGGGGGTCTTCTCTGCTGGGGCGGTGGCGGTGGGGGTGATGCTCATGGGGACGGTGGCAGGTGGGCAGGGGCGGGTTTTTAACGTACTGTTTGGGGATATTCTGGCGGTGCGTTGGGTAGACCTCTGGGTTCTGGCGTTTTTGTCTATCCTAGTGGGGACGTTTATGCTCCTGACACTCCAGACGCAGGTAGTGGCAAACTTCCAACCGGACCTCGCTCGGGTCAATCAGCTCCCGGTCAAATTCTTCGACTACGCTTTTATCGTCCTGTTGGCGCTGGTCGTGGCGACAGCCCTCAAGCTGGTCGGAGCCCTTTTGGTCACGGCTTTTTTGGTGGTGCCTGCCGCCTGTGCCCGCAACCAAGCACGCAGTTTTCTCCAGATGCTCCTTTTTGCGCCCTTGGTCGGGGTGGTCGGGGCGGTGCTGGGAGTGCTGGGGGCTGCGATCCTCGATACCCCTGCTGGACCGACGATGGTCCTGGCCCAAGTCGTCTTGTTTGGGGGGTCGCTGCTCGTCGCGGATCGATAA
- a CDS encoding ATP-binding protein produces MESTRHTSQSTANTDYLMALVISLCEAIERYHAYRQGRVPEPISDAEANLNALAASMSPPPAFEEVSASFGLSLFERTILAMSTAWVIHPNFAGLCATVQANPKLSYPTFNLAFNVFSDKQWSALTPQAPLRRWHLITLGPGQPISLCPIYIDECILHYLCGEPYQDQQLLSKIQPLPGDLFDYPLQPTHDQIARRLTATWNNLHTLPIIQLCGSEVADKWAIARHACTRLKRPLKVLSSRRLPTDSEELHQLIRRWEREAILTRCVLLLDCDQHNTGNALQETALAQFLQETTALVILSSEERLCSLRRPMVTFDIPKLTPEEQQVVWQTALGPIIAQMNGQVEHLVAQFNLSTPAIQTASLEAQGQPEPETALWEICRSLARPRLDDLAQRIEASASWEDLVLPDAPRQVLEDLAAHLRQRTKVYQEWGFAKKGSRGLGISAMFAGASGTGKTMAAEVLARELRLDLYRIDLSAVVSKYIGETEKNLRRIFDAAEAGGAILLFDEADALFGKRTQVKDSHDRHANVEVSYLLQRVEAYQGLAILTTNLKDSVDTAFLRRIRFVVTFSFPNLTQRAEIWQRVFPTQTPTEGLDMKKLARLNVAGGNIRNIAMNAAFIAADAGEPVMMKHILLGVKREYLKLDKTLTEAEVQGWV; encoded by the coding sequence GAATCCACTCGTCACACTTCCCAGTCTACAGCCAATACCGATTATCTGATGGCACTGGTCATCAGTCTGTGCGAGGCCATCGAGCGCTATCACGCTTATCGACAGGGTCGGGTGCCAGAACCTATATCCGACGCGGAGGCTAATCTTAATGCCCTCGCGGCTTCTATGTCCCCTCCTCCTGCCTTCGAGGAAGTCTCAGCCAGCTTTGGCCTCTCCCTATTCGAGCGCACTATCTTGGCGATGAGTACAGCTTGGGTCATCCACCCCAACTTCGCAGGTCTGTGCGCCACTGTCCAAGCAAATCCTAAGCTGAGTTACCCTACCTTTAATTTAGCTTTTAACGTTTTTTCTGATAAACAGTGGAGTGCTCTCACCCCCCAAGCCCCGCTGCGTCGCTGGCATCTCATCACCCTCGGTCCCGGACAACCTATCTCGCTGTGTCCGATTTACATCGACGAGTGCATCTTGCACTATCTGTGCGGGGAGCCTTATCAAGACCAACAGTTATTGAGCAAGATCCAGCCCCTTCCCGGCGACCTGTTCGACTATCCGCTCCAGCCCACCCATGACCAAATCGCCCGCCGCCTCACCGCCACCTGGAACAACCTCCACACCCTGCCCATCATTCAACTGTGTGGCTCCGAGGTTGCGGATAAATGGGCTATCGCCCGCCACGCCTGTACTCGGCTCAAGCGCCCCCTCAAAGTCCTCTCTTCGCGCCGCCTGCCAACCGACTCCGAAGAATTGCATCAACTCATCCGCCGCTGGGAACGAGAAGCTATCCTGACGCGCTGTGTTCTTCTGCTTGACTGCGACCAGCACAATACCGGCAACGCCCTCCAAGAAACTGCACTGGCTCAATTTCTCCAAGAAACAACAGCCCTAGTTATCCTCAGCAGCGAAGAGCGCCTCTGCTCCCTGCGCCGCCCTATGGTCACTTTTGATATCCCCAAACTCACCCCCGAGGAACAACAGGTGGTCTGGCAAACTGCCCTCGGCCCCATCATCGCCCAAATGAACGGTCAGGTCGAGCATTTGGTTGCCCAATTCAACCTTAGTACCCCCGCGATTCAGACCGCCAGTCTCGAAGCCCAGGGCCAACCCGAACCGGAAACCGCCCTTTGGGAAATCTGCCGTTCTCTGGCTCGTCCCCGTCTCGACGACCTTGCCCAACGCATTGAAGCCAGTGCTTCCTGGGAAGACCTCGTCTTGCCCGATGCACCCCGTCAAGTCTTAGAGGACCTCGCCGCCCATCTGCGTCAGCGCACCAAGGTCTACCAGGAGTGGGGTTTTGCGAAAAAAGGCAGCCGGGGGTTGGGCATCAGTGCCATGTTCGCAGGAGCTAGTGGCACCGGCAAGACCATGGCTGCTGAAGTACTCGCCCGCGAACTGCGCCTCGATCTCTACCGCATTGACCTGAGCGCCGTGGTGAGCAAATACATCGGAGAGACCGAGAAGAACCTACGCCGCATCTTCGATGCCGCCGAAGCCGGGGGAGCAATCTTGCTGTTCGATGAAGCGGATGCCCTCTTCGGCAAGCGCACCCAGGTCAAAGACAGCCATGACCGCCATGCCAACGTTGAGGTGAGCTATCTCCTACAACGCGTGGAAGCCTACCAGGGCTTGGCAATCCTCACCACCAACCTCAAAGATTCGGTGGACACAGCATTTCTGCGGCGCATCCGCTTTGTGGTCACGTTTTCTTTTCCCAATCTGACGCAGCGAGCAGAAATCTGGCAGCGCGTTTTCCCCACACAGACGCCGACCGAGGGATTGGATATGAAGAAACTCGCCCGCTTAAACGTAGCCGGGGGGAATATCCGCAACATCGCCATGAATGCGGCATTTATTGCAGCGGATGCCGGGGAGCCAGTGATGATGAAGCATATCCTTTTGGGGGTGAAGCGAGAGTACCTCAAGTTGGATAAGACGTTGACAGAGGCGGAGGTGCAGGGTTGGGTCTAG
- a CDS encoding phytoene synthase, giving the protein MTAFVQFPLQEAYQSCRQVITHHSTTFYWGTQLFPQPKRQAMWAVYCWCRRTDELVDSQRGQRVTLAILDQWEHQLEKTFAGHPESPEDAALAHAVTLYPLEIQPFRDLIAGMRMDLTETRYETFEDLYVYCYRVAGTVGLMSSAIMGYVDGAEGSQEAVALGVAMQLTNILRDVGEDARRGRIYIPRADMERFGYTEEDLLKEVLDGRWCDLMRYQIQRTRDYYAKAESGIRKLQADSRWPVWASLLFYRGILDQIERNGYQNFNQRAFVSDLRKLLTLPTAWLQAQK; this is encoded by the coding sequence GTGACGGCCTTCGTTCAGTTTCCATTGCAGGAAGCCTACCAATCCTGTCGTCAGGTAATCACCCACCACTCCACTACTTTTTATTGGGGCACCCAACTGTTTCCCCAGCCCAAGCGTCAGGCGATGTGGGCGGTCTATTGCTGGTGTCGGCGCACGGACGAACTGGTGGACAGCCAGCGCGGTCAGCGTGTAACGCTTGCGATACTTGACCAGTGGGAGCACCAGTTGGAGAAGACCTTTGCGGGTCATCCTGAGTCCCCGGAGGACGCAGCGCTGGCCCATGCAGTCACCCTTTATCCGCTGGAGATCCAGCCCTTCCGCGACCTGATCGCGGGGATGCGGATGGACCTCACCGAAACGCGCTATGAAACCTTTGAAGACCTCTATGTCTACTGTTATCGGGTCGCGGGCACAGTCGGCCTGATGAGTTCGGCGATCATGGGCTATGTGGACGGTGCGGAGGGCTCTCAGGAGGCGGTGGCTTTGGGGGTGGCGATGCAGTTGACCAATATCTTGCGGGATGTGGGTGAGGATGCTCGTCGGGGACGCATCTACATCCCACGGGCGGATATGGAGCGCTTCGGCTACACCGAGGAAGATCTGCTCAAGGAAGTCTTGGACGGGCGTTGGTGCGATCTGATGCGCTATCAGATCCAGCGCACCCGCGATTACTATGCCAAGGCCGAGTCAGGGATCCGCAAACTCCAGGCGGATAGTCGCTGGCCGGTGTGGGCTTCCTTGCTTTTCTATCGGGGAATCCTCGACCAGATCGAGCGCAACGGCTATCAGAATTTTAACCAACGCGCCTTTGTCTCGGACCTGCGTAAGCTCTTGACCCTGCCAACGGCGTGGCTTCAGGCGCAGAAGTAG
- the lysA gene encoding diaminopimelate decarboxylase gives MPSPNQQIRPLTAQVNARGNLEIGGCDATDLVAAYGTPLYVLDEVTLRTACREYVETLKRVYPGEALAIYASKAWNMLALCALVHQEGLGIDVVSAGELVTALQAGVPADRVYLHGNNKSVEELTLALETGVTLVADNWWELHTLTELGVSLGTKPRILLRLTPGIECHTHEYIQTGHLDSKFGFDPTNLGDLFTFLEGNETLQAVGIHAHIGSQIFELQPHQDLARLLVEIYAKGLHFGLPFQELNVGGGLGISYTESDDPPAISTWVETVAAGVARACEALNLSYPKLICEPGRSIVGPAGVTLYRMGSQKVVPEVRSYVTIDGGMSDNPRPITYGARYTALVANKPEAAPTETVTVAGKHCESGDILLKDIQLPPTEAGDILAVFATGAYNYAMASNYNRLPRPAAVLVHDREATLVLKRETVMDLLRQDHLPERLT, from the coding sequence ATGCCCTCTCCCAATCAGCAGATCCGGCCCCTCACCGCCCAGGTGAATGCGCGGGGCAACCTGGAAATCGGTGGCTGTGATGCGACAGACTTGGTAGCAGCCTATGGCACGCCCCTCTACGTCTTGGATGAGGTCACCCTGCGTACCGCCTGCCGGGAATATGTCGAGACCCTAAAGCGGGTCTATCCTGGTGAAGCCCTCGCCATCTATGCCTCCAAAGCCTGGAATATGCTGGCCCTATGTGCCCTAGTCCACCAAGAAGGTCTGGGCATCGATGTCGTCTCTGCTGGAGAATTGGTCACCGCGCTCCAAGCAGGCGTCCCCGCCGACCGGGTCTATCTGCATGGCAACAACAAATCTGTCGAAGAATTGACCCTAGCCCTCGAAACAGGAGTCACCCTCGTAGCAGACAACTGGTGGGAACTCCACACCCTCACCGAATTGGGTGTCAGTCTCGGGACCAAGCCCCGCATCTTACTCAGGCTTACCCCGGGCATCGAATGCCACACCCACGAATATATTCAGACCGGTCACCTCGATAGTAAGTTTGGCTTTGACCCGACCAACCTGGGGGACCTTTTCACCTTTCTGGAAGGAAATGAAACGCTCCAAGCAGTGGGCATTCACGCCCATATCGGTTCACAAATTTTTGAGCTACAGCCCCACCAAGACCTTGCTCGCCTGCTGGTTGAGATCTATGCCAAAGGCTTGCATTTTGGGCTACCCTTCCAGGAACTGAACGTAGGGGGGGGCTTGGGTATCTCTTACACCGAGAGCGACGACCCTCCTGCCATCAGCACCTGGGTGGAGACCGTAGCGGCTGGGGTCGCCCGCGCCTGCGAAGCCCTCAACCTGAGCTATCCCAAACTGATCTGTGAGCCGGGGCGCTCCATCGTTGGTCCCGCTGGGGTCACGCTCTACCGGATGGGTTCGCAGAAAGTGGTGCCGGAGGTCCGCTCCTACGTGACGATAGATGGCGGCATGTCCGATAACCCGCGCCCCATCACCTACGGAGCCCGCTACACTGCCCTAGTCGCCAACAAGCCCGAAGCCGCCCCTACCGAGACGGTCACGGTCGCCGGGAAACACTGCGAGTCAGGGGACATTTTGCTCAAGGATATCCAGCTTCCACCCACCGAAGCAGGAGATATCCTAGCGGTCTTCGCCACCGGAGCCTACAACTACGCGATGGCCTCCAACTACAACCGCCTGCCCCGCCCCGCTGCGGTCCTAGTCCACGACCGTGAAGCCACTTTAGTCCTGAAGCGTGAAACCGTTATGGACCTCCTGCGCCAGGATCATTTACCCGAGCGTTTGACCTAA
- a CDS encoding cupin domain-containing protein: MEKVNLAQKFSLFQEHWSPKVVAGLNGQQVKLVKFQGSFVWHHHDLEDELFLVVKGRFCMEFRDRVVWLEEGEFLVVPRGIEHRPVAQTEVQVLLFEPATTLNTGNVRNERTTEAGVI; encoded by the coding sequence ATGGAAAAAGTCAATCTTGCCCAAAAGTTTAGCCTTTTCCAGGAGCACTGGAGCCCGAAGGTTGTTGCCGGGTTGAATGGGCAGCAGGTCAAACTGGTGAAATTCCAAGGGTCCTTTGTCTGGCATCACCATGACCTAGAGGACGAGCTGTTTTTGGTGGTCAAGGGCCGGTTTTGTATGGAGTTCCGGGACCGGGTGGTGTGGCTGGAGGAGGGGGAGTTTTTGGTTGTACCACGGGGGATCGAACATCGTCCGGTAGCTCAAACAGAAGTACAGGTCCTCCTGTTTGAGCCCGCCACAACGCTCAATACTGGCAATGTGCGCAATGAACGGACTACTGAGGCTGGGGTTATTTAA
- a CDS encoding ion channel, producing the protein MAKIQRPYAQSRFVNRSGKQLEFVRLGEPISLGFDLYHGLLRVSWPWFLVLVSVGYIAINTLFALAYLAGGDDIAGGQPGSFADAFFFSVQTLGTLGYGVLSPRTFYTNVVVCVEVFVGLLGSAVATGLLFARFSRPTARVLFSNMAVITLREGMPTLMFRAANQRRNQILEANLQVTLLMDEYSREGQFMRRFYDLKLVRGRSPIFALTWTAMHVIDETSPLYSATPESLRNIQAELIVTLTGIDETVYQTIHARHSFVTEEILWNMRFVDIVSQTPDGQRTIDFSRFHEVVSDA; encoded by the coding sequence ATGGCTAAAATCCAACGCCCTTACGCACAGTCCCGATTTGTAAACCGCAGCGGCAAGCAACTCGAATTTGTACGGTTGGGTGAACCGATTTCCCTGGGCTTCGACCTGTATCACGGGTTGTTGCGGGTCTCTTGGCCCTGGTTTCTGGTCCTGGTCAGTGTCGGGTACATCGCTATCAACACCCTATTTGCCCTGGCCTATCTAGCGGGTGGGGACGATATTGCCGGAGGTCAGCCCGGTTCCTTCGCCGATGCTTTTTTCTTCAGCGTGCAGACGCTCGGGACGCTGGGGTATGGCGTATTGAGCCCGCGCACGTTCTATACCAATGTGGTAGTCTGTGTTGAAGTATTTGTCGGGCTATTGGGTTCTGCGGTGGCGACAGGGCTGCTCTTTGCTCGCTTCTCCCGGCCTACTGCTCGCGTCCTCTTTAGTAATATGGCGGTCATCACGCTGCGCGAAGGGATGCCTACGCTGATGTTTCGGGCGGCGAACCAGCGGCGCAATCAGATCTTGGAGGCCAATTTGCAGGTCACGCTACTCATGGACGAATATTCCCGCGAGGGTCAGTTCATGCGCCGGTTTTATGACCTCAAGCTGGTCCGTGGTCGCTCTCCTATTTTCGCGCTTACCTGGACTGCGATGCATGTCATTGATGAAACCAGCCCGCTCTACAGTGCGACCCCTGAATCCCTACGCAACATCCAAGCCGAACTAATAGTCACCCTCACCGGCATCGACGAGACCGTCTACCAAACTATCCACGCCCGCCATTCTTTTGTCACCGAGGAAATCCTCTGGAACATGCGTTTCGTGGATATTGTCAGCCAGACCCCAGACGGTCAGCGCACAATTGACTTCTCTCGCTTCCATGAGGTGGTCTCTGACGCGTAG
- a CDS encoding metal ABC transporter ATP-binding protein, translated as MSPVLALEHLWVQRGMQTILTDVNLALPRGALAALVGPNGAGKSTLLQAILGLVPYRGVVRVLGEDRLRGQSCCALGYVPQRVVQPEPFPLTVQELAAAGAKRRGLWWPGALTARTRVALEQLGIAHLARRSVAELSGGEFQRVLIAHALMGEREILLLDEPTTGLDPQGVEDLLDLCVRLCRDWNLTLLVVSHDLDWVARWADYAIYLNRTVVAQGAPGLVLSALERPFVNHG; from the coding sequence ATGTCTCCTGTCTTGGCCCTTGAGCACCTGTGGGTGCAGCGGGGGATGCAGACCATCCTCACTGATGTGAATCTCGCGCTCCCTCGGGGTGCCCTAGCGGCCCTCGTCGGCCCTAATGGGGCTGGGAAGTCTACGCTCCTCCAGGCGATCCTAGGGCTGGTGCCCTATCGGGGGGTGGTGCGGGTTTTGGGGGAGGACCGGCTGCGTGGTCAGTCCTGTTGTGCGCTGGGGTATGTCCCGCAGCGGGTGGTCCAACCGGAGCCTTTCCCCCTGACGGTTCAGGAGTTGGCGGCAGCGGGGGCCAAGCGGCGCGGCTTGTGGTGGCCGGGAGCGCTCACGGCCCGCACACGGGTCGCGCTTGAACAGTTGGGTATCGCGCATCTAGCCCGTAGGTCTGTGGCTGAGTTGTCTGGGGGCGAATTTCAGCGGGTGCTCATCGCCCATGCCCTGATGGGCGAGCGCGAAATTTTGCTGTTGGATGAGCCGACGACGGGTCTGGATCCACAGGGCGTAGAGGACTTGTTGGATCTGTGCGTTCGCCTCTGTCGGGACTGGAACCTAACGCTCCTAGTCGTCTCCCATGACCTAGACTGGGTAGCTCGGTGGGCTGACTATGCTATATATCTCAACCGGACAGTGGTCGCTCAGGGCGCACCCGGTTTAGTCTTGAGCGCCCTTGAGCGTCCTTTTGTGAACCATGGCTGA
- the rplS gene encoding 50S ribosomal protein L19: MHAQEIIRSIEQEFIKTDLPAINVGDTVRVSVKIVEGGKERLQAFEGTVICIRNSGINKTITVRRVFQGIGVERVFLIHSPRIDAIKVTRYGSVRRAKLFYLRDRVGKATRVKEKVAKR; encoded by the coding sequence ATGCACGCTCAGGAAATCATCCGCTCTATTGAGCAGGAATTCATCAAGACGGACCTACCTGCGATCAATGTCGGGGATACGGTGCGCGTCAGTGTAAAAATTGTGGAAGGGGGCAAAGAACGGCTCCAAGCCTTTGAAGGGACAGTCATCTGCATCCGCAACTCCGGGATCAACAAGACCATCACGGTCCGGCGGGTCTTCCAAGGAATTGGCGTAGAGCGGGTTTTTCTCATCCATTCACCGCGCATCGATGCCATCAAAGTCACTCGCTACGGCAGCGTGCGCCGCGCCAAGCTCTTCTACCTGCGGGACCGCGTGGGCAAAGCCACTCGGGTGAAAGAGAAAGTAGCCAAACGCTAA
- a CDS encoding TerC family protein → MDYVWQSAWEVLHEILTYHFSPLDIPLVLTLVLLEGVLSFDNAAILAVMTRKLPREQRAKALTYGLFGAYAFRFLAVVFAAVLLLFPATKILGGLYLVYLCTAHFLKRTQGGESTENFEGPARTFLGLSTFWSTVIAVEVADAAFAIDQILVAIAYTDKYLLILVASIFAILALRISAMLLTRLIEWFPALEEIAYLVVGLVGLKLLAGFWGLEVPKGVSIILTLGAFLIPIAVKLILDRGKRA, encoded by the coding sequence ATGGACTATGTGTGGCAGAGTGCATGGGAGGTCTTGCATGAGATCCTGACCTACCACTTCTCACCTCTAGATATTCCCCTAGTCCTGACCCTAGTGCTACTCGAAGGGGTCTTGAGTTTTGATAACGCGGCTATTTTGGCGGTAATGACCCGCAAACTTCCTCGCGAGCAGCGGGCCAAAGCTCTTACTTATGGCTTGTTTGGAGCCTATGCCTTTCGCTTTTTGGCCGTGGTCTTTGCCGCGGTGCTGCTGTTATTCCCCGCAACTAAGATCTTGGGAGGGCTGTACTTGGTTTATCTGTGCACCGCCCACTTTCTCAAACGGACACAGGGGGGGGAATCTACTGAAAACTTTGAGGGTCCGGCGCGTACCTTCCTGGGGCTCAGCACGTTTTGGAGTACGGTGATTGCGGTGGAAGTGGCGGATGCCGCTTTTGCTATCGATCAGATCCTCGTCGCTATCGCTTATACCGACAAATATTTGCTGATCCTGGTGGCCTCCATCTTCGCCATCCTTGCTCTGCGCATCTCGGCGATGCTCCTGACCCGCTTGATCGAGTGGTTCCCGGCCTTGGAGGAGATTGCTTATCTCGTGGTCGGATTGGTGGGACTCAAGCTCCTGGCGGGCTTTTGGGGGCTGGAGGTGCCTAAGGGAGTCTCGATTATCCTGACTTTGGGGGCTTTCCTCATCCCGATCGCGGTCAAACTGATCCTGGACCGGGGTAAGCGCGCGTAA
- the dapF gene encoding diaminopimelate epimerase, giving the protein MASLDFVKYHGLGNDFVLIDNRHCPQLLLTRQQVKAVCDRNRGIGADGVIFLHAHPDPELSAEMVIINSDGSEAQMCGNGIRCLARFMECLGIPSHEGTYPLWTKAGLIVPTLLPDGQVRVDMGKPLLLAAEIPTTLAAPGEHVLNVPLVVEGFTNPVTCVSMGNPHAIFFVQAVPEDWQQVGRRIELDPRFPERTNVHFVTVEDDHTLRVKVWERGAGPTLACGTGASAVLVAAVLTGQAKSPAQVWLPGGSLTITWTGDTVLMEGPAQLAFHGTLDVATFS; this is encoded by the coding sequence ATGGCATCCCTGGATTTTGTGAAATACCACGGCTTGGGCAACGACTTTGTCCTCATCGACAATCGCCACTGCCCGCAATTGCTGCTGACCCGGCAGCAGGTAAAAGCCGTGTGTGACCGAAATCGGGGTATTGGCGCGGACGGGGTGATCTTTCTCCATGCCCATCCTGACCCCGAACTTAGCGCAGAGATGGTCATTATCAATAGCGATGGCTCCGAAGCTCAGATGTGCGGCAATGGCATTCGCTGCCTAGCCCGGTTTATGGAGTGTTTGGGCATCCCCTCCCATGAGGGTACCTATCCGCTATGGACCAAAGCAGGACTGATTGTGCCAACTTTGCTCCCCGATGGTCAAGTGCGGGTGGATATGGGCAAACCCTTGCTCTTGGCGGCGGAAATTCCGACCACTTTGGCAGCTCCTGGGGAGCACGTCTTGAATGTTCCCTTGGTCGTCGAGGGCTTCACGAACCCGGTCACCTGCGTGAGCATGGGCAATCCCCACGCTATCTTTTTTGTCCAAGCCGTACCTGAGGACTGGCAGCAGGTGGGCCGCCGAATTGAATTAGACCCCCGTTTCCCTGAGCGTACTAACGTCCACTTCGTCACCGTAGAGGATGACCACACCCTGCGGGTCAAAGTCTGGGAGCGCGGAGCAGGGCCGACCTTGGCCTGTGGGACGGGGGCTTCAGCAGTCCTAGTGGCAGCAGTGCTCACCGGACAGGCCAAATCTCCGGCTCAGGTGTGGCTACCGGGAGGATCGTTGACGATTACTTGGACGGGCGATACGGTCTTGATGGAAGGTCCGGCGCAGCTTGCGTTCCACGGCACCCTAGACGTAGCTACTTTTAGCTGA
- a CDS encoding DUF6816 family protein yields MFLALVLTGCADPPDSLAKRVARFPNVSAQPTFGLEQADLFYPDWFLGDWQVHAILERVEAPLGVEFTNPASFARTQQQQGQAVSYFVRFFRDEQGRVIADRVFNTIAIAQAYLERGTVVDVQSAPGQPNRQTIFLSGNRRGDLYITRRHSEESSPHGFDTLEFYRQILAGLRQAPITKDIETTTLYRQTGAQQFTATQMTAVFLVPTDERYFQSNGHPVTVYRYRLDFTRAPVGRGSH; encoded by the coding sequence ATGTTCCTGGCCTTAGTGCTTACGGGCTGCGCTGATCCTCCTGACTCTTTAGCAAAGCGAGTGGCGCGCTTTCCTAACGTCTCGGCGCAACCGACGTTCGGGTTGGAGCAGGCGGACCTGTTTTACCCGGATTGGTTTTTGGGGGATTGGCAGGTGCACGCGATTTTGGAGCGCGTGGAAGCGCCTTTGGGGGTGGAGTTCACCAATCCAGCCAGTTTTGCCCGCACGCAGCAGCAACAGGGGCAGGCGGTTTCTTATTTTGTACGCTTTTTTCGAGATGAGCAGGGCCGGGTCATCGCTGACCGGGTGTTCAATACGATTGCGATTGCTCAGGCTTATTTAGAACGCGGAACGGTGGTGGATGTGCAGAGCGCTCCCGGTCAGCCCAACCGTCAAACGATCTTTTTGAGCGGCAATCGGCGGGGTGACCTCTATATCACGCGCCGCCACAGTGAGGAGTCGAGCCCCCATGGGTTTGACACGTTGGAGTTTTACCGTCAGATTCTAGCTGGTCTCAGACAGGCTCCCATTACCAAAGACATCGAGACAACGACGCTCTATCGCCAAACCGGGGCTCAGCAGTTCACAGCAACGCAAATGACGGCGGTGTTTCTGGTACCGACGGATGAGCGCTATTTTCAGAGCAATGGTCACCCGGTGACGGTCTACCGTTATCGATTGGATTTTACGCGTGCGCCTGTGGGCAGGGGATCGCATTAA